In one window of Drosophila ananassae strain 14024-0371.13 chromosome XR, ASM1763931v2, whole genome shotgun sequence DNA:
- the LOC6498797 gene encoding uncharacterized protein LOC6498797, whose amino-acid sequence MEKSNLTEKNHSGVYKQTTRPKKPKRRDKSDLGPDFVAPDGGWGWVVCLAAGFNNFFLFPALQQYGLIYRTRMDILHFDAEQTTTIVNVVMAVSSLVGIVNGAMFRRFTFRQVALTGTSLAFLGIFMSAFCTTFWEYIICLSTVYGIGLGLAMAATSLAVNTYFKQKRRRATGFSWTITGLGPIIFPHVSTFLLGYYGAQGSILIYAGIAMNAILCALTLQPVLRHVKKPPKVKVAAIEGATEGQEKGEPGELMEANGNLLTPAGQDPWSDYECKYCQYQKRGKRGIFSSQYLFNADDPERPGYEITEPGTPMLARANDGWFGSKISLTSEHATGARYRSRQALMRQVSGRSRDNLDRLEHSREEQEGGGAAPLYKPNYFNREREDMERYASKTSVYSRPGQEELMRCTCSEDKALLQKTAEALRIEELDRQEAELEEEELKSRMTFCQKVSKFFDLDLLKDFTFVNLAVGMSIMMFGEMNFSVLTPFILHDFGYADSQISLAMSLLACMDSCIRFLAPLALEKVKLDNRVLFAFGIICIAMGRVVVSFVRSLEGLIAVFLLIGFGKGFRTIFSPLIIPSYVPLNRLPAASGLQLIFNTMFSFAMGPLLGMITKAFGYGATIHTINALTALALLLWLTESLVRYLLGRPAKGQGQ is encoded by the exons ATGGAAAAGTCGAATCTTACCGAGAAGAACCACAGCGGCGTCTACAAGCAGACCACCAGGCCGAAGAAGCCCAAGAGGCGCGACAAGAGCGACCTGGGCCCGGACTTTGTGGCTCCGGACGGAGGATGGGGCTGGGTGGTGTGCCTGGCAGCTGGCTTCAATAAC TTCTTCCTGTTTCCGGCCCTGCAGCAGTATGGCCTCATCTACAGGACCCGCATGGACATCCTGCACTTCGACGCCGAGCAGACCACCACCATCGTGAACGTGGTGATGGCCGTCTCCTCGCTAGTGG GCATCGTCAATGGGGCCATGTTCCGGCGCTTCACCTTCCGCCAGGTGGCCCTGACCGGCACCAGCCTGGCCTTCCTCGGCATCTTCATGTCCGCCTTCTGCACCACCTTCTGGGAGTACATCATCTGCCTGTCCACCGTCTACGGCATCGGCCTGGGCCTGGCCATGGCGGCCACCTCCCTCGCGGTGAACACCTACTTCAAGCAGAAGCGCCGCCGGGCCACCGGATTCTCGTGGACGATCACCGGCCTGGGACCGATCATCTTCCCGCACGTGTCCACCTTCCTGCTGGGCTACTACGGCGCCCAGGGCAGCATCCTGATCTACGCCGGCATCGCCATGAACGCCATCCTGTGCGCCCTCACCCTGCAGCCGGTCCTGCGGCACGTCAAGAAGCCGCCGAAGGTCAAGGTGGCGGCCATCGAGGGCGCCACGGAGGGCCAGGAGAAGGGGGAGCCGGGCGAGCTGATGGAGGCCAACGGCAACCTGCTGACCCCCGCTGGCCAGGACCCGTGGAGCGACTACGAGTGCAAGTACTGCCAGTACCAGAAGCGAGGCAAGCGGGGCATCTTCTCCTCCCAGTACCTCTTCAACGCCGACGACCCGGAGCGACCCGGCTACGAGATCACCGAGCCGGGCACCCCCATGCTCGCCCGGGCCAACGACGGCTGGTTCGGATCGAAGATCTCCCTGACCTCCGAGCATGCGACCGGCGCCCGCTACCGCTcccgccaggccctgatgcgCCAGGTGTCCGGCCGGAGCCGGGACAACCTGGACCGGCTGGAGCACAGCCGGGAGGAGCAGGAGGGAGGAGGGGCGGCGCCGCTGTACAAGCCCAACTACTTCAACCGGGAGCGCGAGGACATGGAGCGGTATGCCAGCAAGACGAGCGTCTACTCCCGGCCGGGGCAGGAGGAGCTGATGCGATGCACTTGCTCCGAGGACAAGGCCCTGCTGCAGAAGACCGCCGAGGCGCTGAGGATCGAGGAGCTGGACAGGCAGGAGGccgagctggaggaggaggagctgaaGAGCCGGATGACCTTCTGCCAGAAGGTGAGCAAGTTCTTCGACCTCGATCTCCTCAAGGACTTCACCTTCGTGAACCTGGCCGTCGGCATGAGCATCATGATGTTCGGCGAGATGAACTTCTCGGTGCTGACCCCCTTCATCCTGCACGACTTCGGCTACGCGGACAGCCAGATCTCGCTGGCCATGTCCCTGCTGGCCTGCATGGACAGCTGCATCCGCTTCCTGGCCCCCCTCGCCCTCGAGAAGGTCAAGCTCGATAACCGGGTCCTGTTCGCCTTCGGCATCATCTGCATCGCCATGGGCCGTGTGGTGGTGTCCTTCGTCCGGTCCCTGGAGGGCCTCATCGCCGTCTTCCTCCTGATCGGCTTCGGCAAGGGCTTCCGCACCATCTTCTCGCCCCTCATCATCCCCAGCTACGTGCCGCTGAACCGCCTGCCCGCCGCCTCCGGCCTCCAGCTCATCTTCAACACCATGTTCTCCTTCGCCATGGGTCCCCTCCTGG GAATGATCACCAAGGCCTTTGGATATGGCGCCACCATCCACACCATCAACGCCCTCACCGCACTGGCCCTGCTCCTCTGGCTGACCGAGTCCCTGGTGCGCTACCTCCTGGGACGGCCCGCCAAGGGACAGGGCCAGTGA
- the LOC6498798 gene encoding uncharacterized protein LOC6498798 isoform X1, whose amino-acid sequence MEDKKVYQDTTRPLPKMSRNRYYNKNDKSDLGPDFVAPDGGWAWLVCVAAGVSNLSIYPCLQQFGFLFRERLADLGMSSSEITAIINTNPAVSACTGLLNGPMFRRFTFRQVAMAGSLCISGGIILTAFCETFLGYMFAYALLFGFGMGISVSASSLAINTYFQKKRRRAAGFSWTITGLGPIFLPHLVTFLLTLYGVQGTTLLFAALSLHSFVCALIYQPVRYHTRPGEALDCDPEQQVEVLCPHCAWQQKREPGGIFSSQYLCQDDDAQRPGYEICEPGTPMLSRANDGWFGSRLSLTSGRLRFRTISSSKDLEQTQRLQCPISEERDPREEDEMGEDQDSGQDHDFLKPNNFRRERVESNLEAKLYCRCDEIRKELNNNKEKLKDSPCYPSEKDAEREVEARHDPKMSFLGKVVTFFDLDLLRDFTFVNLVAGLTIINFGELNFSILTPFILADFGFDTPQITLAMSILGGLDITMRFLVPFLTEKIPWDNRVFFLIGVVGIALGRTVVACTRSYSLILASFVWIGLCKGVRTIFWPLIIPGYVPLNRLPGASGLQLLISGIFTLVGGPFVGLVRDRYDYSVTLHCLNMMSFVAAASWTLEALIRRHRRRHRLVES is encoded by the exons ATGGAGGACAAGAAGGTGTACCAGGACACGACGAGGCCGCTGCCGAAAATGTCCAGAAATCGATATTACAACAAGAATGACAAGAGCGACCTGGGCCCGGACTTCGTGGCGCCGGACGGCGGCTGGGCGTGGCTGGTGTGCGTGGCCGCCGGAGTTTCAAAT CTTTCCATATATCCCTGCCTGCAACAGTTCGGCTTCCTTTTCCGGGAACGGCTGGCGGACCTGGGGATGTCCAGCTCGGAGATTACGGCCATTATCAACACAAATCCGGCCGTATCGGCCTGTACGGGTCTCCTCAACGGGCCCATGTTCCGGCGCTTCACCTTCCGGCAGGTGGCCATGGCCGGATCCCTCTGCATATCCGGCGGCATCATCCTGACCGCCTTCTGTGAGACTTTTCTGGGCTACATGTTCGCCTACGCCTTGCTTTTTG GCTTCGGAATGGGAATCAGTGTGAGTGCCTCCTCGCTGGCCATCAACACCTACTTCCAGAAGAAGCGCCGCCGCGCCGCCGGATTCTCCTGGACGATCACCGGGCTGGGGCCGATCTTCCTGCCCCACCTGGTGACCTTTCTGCTGACCCTCTACGGCGTCCAGGGCACAACCCTGCTCTTCGCCGCCCTGTCCCTGCACTCGTTCGTCTGCGCCCTCATCTACCAGCCAGTCCGGTACCATACGAGGCCCGGCGAGGCGCTGGACTGCGATCCGGAGCAGCAGGTGGAGGTCCTGTGCCCGCACTGCGCCTGGCAGCAGAAACGAGAGCCGGGCGGGATATTCTCCAGCCAGTACCTGTGCCAGGACGACGACGCCCAGCGGCCGGGCTACGAGATCTGTGAGCCGGGCACGCCGATGCTCTCCCGGGCGAATGACGGCTGGTTCGGATCCCGGCTGTCCTTGACGTCGGGTCGGTTGCGGTTCCGCACCATTTCCAGTTCCAAGGACCTGGAGCAGACCCAGCGACTGCAGTGCCCCATCAGTGAGGAGCGCGATCCGCGGGAGGAGGACGAGATGGGCGAGGACCAGGATTCGGGGCAGGACCATGACTTCCTCAAGCCGAACAACTTTCGGCGGGAGCGCGTGGAGTCCAACTTGGAGGCGAAACTGTACTGTCGGTGCGACGAGATCCGCAAGGAGttgaacaacaacaaggagaAGCTGAAGGATTCTCCCTGTTATCCTTCGGAAAAGGACGCGGAGAGGGAGGTGGAGGCGCGGCACGATCCCAAGATGAGTTTCCTCGGCAAGGTGGTGACCTTCTTCGACCTGGACCTCCTGCGGGACTTCACGTTCGTGAATCTGGTGGCCGGACTGACGATCATCAACTTCGGGGAGCTGAACTTCTCCATCCTGACGCCCTTCATCCTGGCCGACTTCGGCTTCGACACGCCCCAGATCACGCTGGCCATGTCGATCCTGGGCGGGCTGGACATCACCATGAGATTCCTGGTGCCCTTCCTCACCGAGAAGATACCGTGGGACAATCGGGTCTTCTTCCTCATCGGCGTGGTGGGCATCGCCCTCGGCCGCACCGTGGTGGCCTGCACCAGGTCCTACTCCCTCATCCTGGCCAGCTTCGTCTGGATCGGCCTCTGCAAGGGGGTGCGCACCATCTTCTGGCCCCTGATCATTCCCGGCTATGTGCCGCTGAACCGCCTGCCGGGCGCCTCCGGACTCCAGCTCCTCATCTCGGGCATTTTCACCCTGGTGGGAGGTCCTTTTGTGG GCCTGGTGCGGGATCGTTACGACTACTCGGTTACCCTGCACTGTCTCAACATGATGTCCTTTGTGGCAGCCGCCTCCTGGACCCTGGAGGCCCTGATtcgccgccatcgccgcaggCACCGCTTGGTGGAAAGCTAA
- the LOC6498798 gene encoding uncharacterized protein LOC6498798 isoform X2 — MSSSEITAIINTNPAVSACTGLLNGPMFRRFTFRQVAMAGSLCISGGIILTAFCETFLGYMFAYALLFGFGMGISVSASSLAINTYFQKKRRRAAGFSWTITGLGPIFLPHLVTFLLTLYGVQGTTLLFAALSLHSFVCALIYQPVRYHTRPGEALDCDPEQQVEVLCPHCAWQQKREPGGIFSSQYLCQDDDAQRPGYEICEPGTPMLSRANDGWFGSRLSLTSGRLRFRTISSSKDLEQTQRLQCPISEERDPREEDEMGEDQDSGQDHDFLKPNNFRRERVESNLEAKLYCRCDEIRKELNNNKEKLKDSPCYPSEKDAEREVEARHDPKMSFLGKVVTFFDLDLLRDFTFVNLVAGLTIINFGELNFSILTPFILADFGFDTPQITLAMSILGGLDITMRFLVPFLTEKIPWDNRVFFLIGVVGIALGRTVVACTRSYSLILASFVWIGLCKGVRTIFWPLIIPGYVPLNRLPGASGLQLLISGIFTLVGGPFVGLVRDRYDYSVTLHCLNMMSFVAAASWTLEALIRRHRRRHRLVES, encoded by the exons ATGTCCAGCTCGGAGATTACGGCCATTATCAACACAAATCCGGCCGTATCGGCCTGTACGGGTCTCCTCAACGGGCCCATGTTCCGGCGCTTCACCTTCCGGCAGGTGGCCATGGCCGGATCCCTCTGCATATCCGGCGGCATCATCCTGACCGCCTTCTGTGAGACTTTTCTGGGCTACATGTTCGCCTACGCCTTGCTTTTTG GCTTCGGAATGGGAATCAGTGTGAGTGCCTCCTCGCTGGCCATCAACACCTACTTCCAGAAGAAGCGCCGCCGCGCCGCCGGATTCTCCTGGACGATCACCGGGCTGGGGCCGATCTTCCTGCCCCACCTGGTGACCTTTCTGCTGACCCTCTACGGCGTCCAGGGCACAACCCTGCTCTTCGCCGCCCTGTCCCTGCACTCGTTCGTCTGCGCCCTCATCTACCAGCCAGTCCGGTACCATACGAGGCCCGGCGAGGCGCTGGACTGCGATCCGGAGCAGCAGGTGGAGGTCCTGTGCCCGCACTGCGCCTGGCAGCAGAAACGAGAGCCGGGCGGGATATTCTCCAGCCAGTACCTGTGCCAGGACGACGACGCCCAGCGGCCGGGCTACGAGATCTGTGAGCCGGGCACGCCGATGCTCTCCCGGGCGAATGACGGCTGGTTCGGATCCCGGCTGTCCTTGACGTCGGGTCGGTTGCGGTTCCGCACCATTTCCAGTTCCAAGGACCTGGAGCAGACCCAGCGACTGCAGTGCCCCATCAGTGAGGAGCGCGATCCGCGGGAGGAGGACGAGATGGGCGAGGACCAGGATTCGGGGCAGGACCATGACTTCCTCAAGCCGAACAACTTTCGGCGGGAGCGCGTGGAGTCCAACTTGGAGGCGAAACTGTACTGTCGGTGCGACGAGATCCGCAAGGAGttgaacaacaacaaggagaAGCTGAAGGATTCTCCCTGTTATCCTTCGGAAAAGGACGCGGAGAGGGAGGTGGAGGCGCGGCACGATCCCAAGATGAGTTTCCTCGGCAAGGTGGTGACCTTCTTCGACCTGGACCTCCTGCGGGACTTCACGTTCGTGAATCTGGTGGCCGGACTGACGATCATCAACTTCGGGGAGCTGAACTTCTCCATCCTGACGCCCTTCATCCTGGCCGACTTCGGCTTCGACACGCCCCAGATCACGCTGGCCATGTCGATCCTGGGCGGGCTGGACATCACCATGAGATTCCTGGTGCCCTTCCTCACCGAGAAGATACCGTGGGACAATCGGGTCTTCTTCCTCATCGGCGTGGTGGGCATCGCCCTCGGCCGCACCGTGGTGGCCTGCACCAGGTCCTACTCCCTCATCCTGGCCAGCTTCGTCTGGATCGGCCTCTGCAAGGGGGTGCGCACCATCTTCTGGCCCCTGATCATTCCCGGCTATGTGCCGCTGAACCGCCTGCCGGGCGCCTCCGGACTCCAGCTCCTCATCTCGGGCATTTTCACCCTGGTGGGAGGTCCTTTTGTGG GCCTGGTGCGGGATCGTTACGACTACTCGGTTACCCTGCACTGTCTCAACATGATGTCCTTTGTGGCAGCCGCCTCCTGGACCCTGGAGGCCCTGATtcgccgccatcgccgcaggCACCGCTTGGTGGAAAGCTAA
- the LOC6498747 gene encoding histone-lysine N-methyltransferase 2D isoform X1: protein MALHWLLHILMASWAVLALERGGFPAQPADHLVPPPLPLPLSHHSSHPPALPTPQRLTHATAGLGSTPVVAPAPPPTAITEPGFMTRVARWFGLGGGAPSSGKDQQLSPSNSLSYAYPKPGQSFDAASGKPCSLCNKYPWVPMVGHPQHPQQQQQQQQQQPLQVQQQQLWHLQQPQQQQQQVAQASQQRQRAVQFQSTPPQIPNFLPLAVPMPPLYNAQPFRPSAPKENIVSESIAVPVAGPVAGPLPTHPPSTSTFEIVKSHQVTDFVTSVEYPATFVQSHAIDLGSASTSQKVLPDPSEPSTVRYQLEDLASGQVHQHLPASQLLTELGHFVETTTVLPPPPADNYPAASSQLQHLQQEQDHEQEQDLYYAEQEETSTLIYGPTTTEAPTTTMTPQQPPQAIELNNHLAAGMPNYRQGISRGRETPKRLLDSPINHAGGRPFTRDPADLNFRLSQAYTPTQPPTPTSTYGAIDASGQYAGMSPPNPKQVIIPYTTRQRPRPFESWTPLRTHRPSANDLEEEPHEQQESKLATATVTAPNSRRTTKYLTKILASNLRELLKRERETKRLPGQSLGVDLFKLQHNIDGWTEQEYNSLSHRPSTPTIRGRSKHIPTEYLTTTTTTTTPAPQRQSKTTRGEGFELGGAPPTVTGDLSTSINNLEQLHLLGERGSKRFQHLDDNRLHFDYYDARPKPTQAMASSTTSSSPAPPTTTTTTEVTPLYVRSTTPPKELWKQLQVAILPQTNEKVYVVTPQPPTAPPRHKEHHEAEASAPRPVYQTPAPRFPRMRPTPAGEVKAATPTSSSQLRNYTPDIFGLMGLSAYVPAEPVEIIDGNSKVITIVTAAPTAAALQRPTPKPTIAPSPR, encoded by the exons ATG GCTCTGCACTGGCTCCTCCACATCCTGATGGCCTCCTGGGCCGTGCTGGCCCTGGAAAGGGGTGGCTTCCCCGCCCAGCCGGCGGATCATCTGGTGCCAccgcctctgcctctgcctctgtccCACCATTCCTCGCATCCACCCGCCCTGCCCACGCCCCAGAGACTGACCCATGCGACGGCGGGTCTTGGCTCCACTCCAGTGGTGGCTCCGGCGCCTCCTCCCACGGCCATCACGGAGCCCGGGTTTATGACGCGAGTGGCCAGGTGGTTCGGTCTTGGAGGAGGAGCTCCCTCGTCCGGTAAGGACCAGCAGCTGAGTCCCAGCAACTCCCTCAGCTACGCCTACCCGAAGCCGGGACAGAGCTTCGACGCTGCCAGTGGCAAGCCCTGCAGTCTGTGCAACAAGTATCCGTGGGTGCCAATGGTGGGGCATCCACAGCAtcctcagcagcagcagcagcagcagcagcagcagccactgcaggtgcagcagcaacagttgtGGCACTTGCAACagccacaacagcaacagcaacaagtggCCCAGGCCTCCCAGCAGCGGCAGAGGGCGGTGCAGTTCCAGAGCACTCCCCCCCAGATCCCCAACTTCCTGCCCCTGGCCGTGCCCATGCCGCCCCTGTACAACGCCCAGCCCTTCCGGCCCTCCGCTCCCAAGGAGAACATAGTCTCCGAGTCCATAGCAGTGCCTGTGGCAGGACCTGTGGCAGGACCTCTGCCAACACATCCTCCCAGCACCTCCACCTTCGAAATCGTCAAGAGCCACCAGGTCACCGACTTCGTCACCTCCGTGGAGTACCCCGCCACCTTCGTCCAGTCGCATGCCATCGACCTGGGCTCCGCCTCCACCAGCCAGAAGGTGCTTCCCGACCCCTCCGAGCCGAGCACTGTGCGGTACCAGCTGGAGGACCTCGCCAGCGGCCAAGTCCACCAGCACCTGCCGGCCTCCCAGCTGCTGACGGAACTGGGACACTTCGTGGAGACCACCACCGTGCTGCCGCCTCCTCCGGCGGACAACTATCCGGCGGCCTCGTCCCAGCTGCAACACctgcagcaggagcaggaccacgagcaggagcaggacctGTACTACGCCGAGCAGGAGGAGACCAGTACTCTGATCTATGGTCCGACCACCACGGAAGCTCCAACCACCACGATGACTCCCCAGCAGCCTCCACAGGCCATCGAACTGAACAACCACTTGGCGGCCGGGATGCCCAACTACAGGCAGGGGATATCCCGGGGCCGGGAGACCCCCAAGCGACTGCTGGACTCGCCCATCAACCATGCCGGCGGCAGACCCTTCACCCGCGACCCGGCCGACCTCAACTTCCGGCTGAGCCAGGCCTACACGCCCACCCAGCCGCCCACGCCGACCTCCACGTACGGCGCCATCGACGCCAGTGGGCAGTATGCGGGAATGTCGCCTCCGAACCCCAAGCAGGTGATCATCCCCTACACCACGAGGCAGAGGCCCAGGCCCTTCGAGAGCTGGACGCCCCTGAGGACGCACCGTCCATCCGCCAACGATCTGGAGGAGGAGCCGCACGAGCAGCAGGAGTCCAAGCTGGCCACTGCCACGGTGACGGCACCGAACTCCCGCAGGACGACCAAGTACCTGACCAAGATCCTGGCCTCCAACCTGAGGGAGCTGCTGAAGCGAGAGCGGGAGACCAAGCGGCTGCCGGGCCAGAGCCTGGGCGTGGATCTCTTCAAGCTGCAGCACAACATAGACGGGTGGACGGAGCAGGAGTACAACTCGCTCTCCCACCGCCCCAGTACACCCACTATCCGGGGCAGGTCCAAGCACATACCCACAGAGTACCTGACCACCACCACGACGACGACTACTCCGGCGCCACAGCGACAGTCGAAGACCACCAGGGGCGAGGGGTTCGAGCTGGGCGGGGCGCCTCCCACGGTCACCGGGGATCTGTCCACGTCGATCAACAATCTGGAGCAACTGCATCTGCTGGGGGAGCGGGGTTCGAAGCGGTTCCAGCACCTGGACGACAATCGCTTGCACTTCGACTACTACGATGCCCGGCCGAAGCCCACCCAGGCCATGGCCTCctccaccaccagcagcagtcCGGCTCCTCcgaccaccaccaccaccacggaGGTCACCCCGCTCTATGTCCGCAGCACCACGCCGCCCAAGGAGCTCTGGAAGCAGCTCCAGGTGGCCATCCTGCCCCAGACCAACGAGAAGGTCTACGTGGTGACTCCCCAGCCGCCGACTGCCCCGCCCCGCCACAAGGAGCACCACGAGGCGGAGGCGTCGGCGCCCAGGCCGGTCTACCAGACGCCGGCTCCCAGGTTCCCCAGGATGCGACCCACGCCAG ctgGCGAAGTGAAGGCAGCCACGCCCACTAGCTCCTCGCAGTTGAGGAACTATACACCGGATATTTTTGGACTGATGGGCCTCTCCGCCTATGTTCCGGCGGAGCCAGTGGAGATAATCGACGGAAACTCCAAA GTCATCACAATAGTGACGGCAGCGCCGACGGCGGCAGCGCTGCAGCGACCCACACCGAAGCCCACAATTGCGCCCTCGCCGAGATAG
- the LOC6498747 gene encoding histone-lysine N-methyltransferase 2D isoform X2, producing MASWAVLALERGGFPAQPADHLVPPPLPLPLSHHSSHPPALPTPQRLTHATAGLGSTPVVAPAPPPTAITEPGFMTRVARWFGLGGGAPSSGKDQQLSPSNSLSYAYPKPGQSFDAASGKPCSLCNKYPWVPMVGHPQHPQQQQQQQQQQPLQVQQQQLWHLQQPQQQQQQVAQASQQRQRAVQFQSTPPQIPNFLPLAVPMPPLYNAQPFRPSAPKENIVSESIAVPVAGPVAGPLPTHPPSTSTFEIVKSHQVTDFVTSVEYPATFVQSHAIDLGSASTSQKVLPDPSEPSTVRYQLEDLASGQVHQHLPASQLLTELGHFVETTTVLPPPPADNYPAASSQLQHLQQEQDHEQEQDLYYAEQEETSTLIYGPTTTEAPTTTMTPQQPPQAIELNNHLAAGMPNYRQGISRGRETPKRLLDSPINHAGGRPFTRDPADLNFRLSQAYTPTQPPTPTSTYGAIDASGQYAGMSPPNPKQVIIPYTTRQRPRPFESWTPLRTHRPSANDLEEEPHEQQESKLATATVTAPNSRRTTKYLTKILASNLRELLKRERETKRLPGQSLGVDLFKLQHNIDGWTEQEYNSLSHRPSTPTIRGRSKHIPTEYLTTTTTTTTPAPQRQSKTTRGEGFELGGAPPTVTGDLSTSINNLEQLHLLGERGSKRFQHLDDNRLHFDYYDARPKPTQAMASSTTSSSPAPPTTTTTTEVTPLYVRSTTPPKELWKQLQVAILPQTNEKVYVVTPQPPTAPPRHKEHHEAEASAPRPVYQTPAPRFPRMRPTPAGEVKAATPTSSSQLRNYTPDIFGLMGLSAYVPAEPVEIIDGNSKVITIVTAAPTAAALQRPTPKPTIAPSPR from the exons ATGGCCTCCTGGGCCGTGCTGGCCCTGGAAAGGGGTGGCTTCCCCGCCCAGCCGGCGGATCATCTGGTGCCAccgcctctgcctctgcctctgtccCACCATTCCTCGCATCCACCCGCCCTGCCCACGCCCCAGAGACTGACCCATGCGACGGCGGGTCTTGGCTCCACTCCAGTGGTGGCTCCGGCGCCTCCTCCCACGGCCATCACGGAGCCCGGGTTTATGACGCGAGTGGCCAGGTGGTTCGGTCTTGGAGGAGGAGCTCCCTCGTCCGGTAAGGACCAGCAGCTGAGTCCCAGCAACTCCCTCAGCTACGCCTACCCGAAGCCGGGACAGAGCTTCGACGCTGCCAGTGGCAAGCCCTGCAGTCTGTGCAACAAGTATCCGTGGGTGCCAATGGTGGGGCATCCACAGCAtcctcagcagcagcagcagcagcagcagcagcagccactgcaggtgcagcagcaacagttgtGGCACTTGCAACagccacaacagcaacagcaacaagtggCCCAGGCCTCCCAGCAGCGGCAGAGGGCGGTGCAGTTCCAGAGCACTCCCCCCCAGATCCCCAACTTCCTGCCCCTGGCCGTGCCCATGCCGCCCCTGTACAACGCCCAGCCCTTCCGGCCCTCCGCTCCCAAGGAGAACATAGTCTCCGAGTCCATAGCAGTGCCTGTGGCAGGACCTGTGGCAGGACCTCTGCCAACACATCCTCCCAGCACCTCCACCTTCGAAATCGTCAAGAGCCACCAGGTCACCGACTTCGTCACCTCCGTGGAGTACCCCGCCACCTTCGTCCAGTCGCATGCCATCGACCTGGGCTCCGCCTCCACCAGCCAGAAGGTGCTTCCCGACCCCTCCGAGCCGAGCACTGTGCGGTACCAGCTGGAGGACCTCGCCAGCGGCCAAGTCCACCAGCACCTGCCGGCCTCCCAGCTGCTGACGGAACTGGGACACTTCGTGGAGACCACCACCGTGCTGCCGCCTCCTCCGGCGGACAACTATCCGGCGGCCTCGTCCCAGCTGCAACACctgcagcaggagcaggaccacgagcaggagcaggacctGTACTACGCCGAGCAGGAGGAGACCAGTACTCTGATCTATGGTCCGACCACCACGGAAGCTCCAACCACCACGATGACTCCCCAGCAGCCTCCACAGGCCATCGAACTGAACAACCACTTGGCGGCCGGGATGCCCAACTACAGGCAGGGGATATCCCGGGGCCGGGAGACCCCCAAGCGACTGCTGGACTCGCCCATCAACCATGCCGGCGGCAGACCCTTCACCCGCGACCCGGCCGACCTCAACTTCCGGCTGAGCCAGGCCTACACGCCCACCCAGCCGCCCACGCCGACCTCCACGTACGGCGCCATCGACGCCAGTGGGCAGTATGCGGGAATGTCGCCTCCGAACCCCAAGCAGGTGATCATCCCCTACACCACGAGGCAGAGGCCCAGGCCCTTCGAGAGCTGGACGCCCCTGAGGACGCACCGTCCATCCGCCAACGATCTGGAGGAGGAGCCGCACGAGCAGCAGGAGTCCAAGCTGGCCACTGCCACGGTGACGGCACCGAACTCCCGCAGGACGACCAAGTACCTGACCAAGATCCTGGCCTCCAACCTGAGGGAGCTGCTGAAGCGAGAGCGGGAGACCAAGCGGCTGCCGGGCCAGAGCCTGGGCGTGGATCTCTTCAAGCTGCAGCACAACATAGACGGGTGGACGGAGCAGGAGTACAACTCGCTCTCCCACCGCCCCAGTACACCCACTATCCGGGGCAGGTCCAAGCACATACCCACAGAGTACCTGACCACCACCACGACGACGACTACTCCGGCGCCACAGCGACAGTCGAAGACCACCAGGGGCGAGGGGTTCGAGCTGGGCGGGGCGCCTCCCACGGTCACCGGGGATCTGTCCACGTCGATCAACAATCTGGAGCAACTGCATCTGCTGGGGGAGCGGGGTTCGAAGCGGTTCCAGCACCTGGACGACAATCGCTTGCACTTCGACTACTACGATGCCCGGCCGAAGCCCACCCAGGCCATGGCCTCctccaccaccagcagcagtcCGGCTCCTCcgaccaccaccaccaccacggaGGTCACCCCGCTCTATGTCCGCAGCACCACGCCGCCCAAGGAGCTCTGGAAGCAGCTCCAGGTGGCCATCCTGCCCCAGACCAACGAGAAGGTCTACGTGGTGACTCCCCAGCCGCCGACTGCCCCGCCCCGCCACAAGGAGCACCACGAGGCGGAGGCGTCGGCGCCCAGGCCGGTCTACCAGACGCCGGCTCCCAGGTTCCCCAGGATGCGACCCACGCCAG ctgGCGAAGTGAAGGCAGCCACGCCCACTAGCTCCTCGCAGTTGAGGAACTATACACCGGATATTTTTGGACTGATGGGCCTCTCCGCCTATGTTCCGGCGGAGCCAGTGGAGATAATCGACGGAAACTCCAAA GTCATCACAATAGTGACGGCAGCGCCGACGGCGGCAGCGCTGCAGCGACCCACACCGAAGCCCACAATTGCGCCCTCGCCGAGATAG